A stretch of the Rhinoderma darwinii isolate aRhiDar2 chromosome 3, aRhiDar2.hap1, whole genome shotgun sequence genome encodes the following:
- the LOC142750336 gene encoding histone H2A-like translates to MSDRESLRGKRRATARSRTSRAGLTFPVGRIHRFLRKRNYGRRFSSDAPVFLAAVMEYMTAEILVGAGIAALHRNSCRITPRDLQLAMHRDVELDELLKNVIVAQGGIVPKIQAEPRWYVQINQRSPGI, encoded by the coding sequence atGTCAGATAGAGAAAGTCTGAGAGGAAAGAGAAGAGCCACAGCCAGGAGCAGAACATCCAGGGCTGGCCTGACGTTTCCAGTTGGCCGTATACACCGCTTTCTGAGGAAACGGAATTATGGCAGACGCTTCAGTTCTGATGCTCCAGTGTTCCTGGCCGCTGTGATGGAGTATATGACTGCAGAGATCCTGGTTGGCGCCGGCATCGCAGCCCTACATCGTAATAGCTGCCGCATTACACCTCGTGACCTACAGCTGGCAATGCATCGAGATGTGGAGCTGGACGAGCTGCTTAAAAATGTCATCGTAGCGCAGGGGGGCATCGTGCCCAAGATCCAGGCCGAGCCCCGCTGGTACGTCCAGATAAACCAACGCTCTCCAGGCATCTAA